Proteins encoded in a region of the Triticum dicoccoides isolate Atlit2015 ecotype Zavitan chromosome 3A, WEW_v2.0, whole genome shotgun sequence genome:
- the LOC119270744 gene encoding transcription factor PCL1-like: MGEEAGGYGFDFGGGGGGYGGYDGRVTEWETGLPGCDELTPLSQPLVPPGLAAAFRIPPEPGRTLLDVHRASSATVSRLRSTSSSPSSGNGHAGTHANGGSFPSFPGKGAAAGDDSGNRDSNSAESAGEKAAATKRARLVWTPQLHKRFVEVVAHLGIKSAVPKTIMQLMNVEGLTRENVASHLQKYRLYVKRMQGLSNEGPSASDHIFASTPVPPSLREPQVPHAAAMAPAMYHHHPAPMGGVAAGHGGYYQQQHSGHAVYNGYGGHGHGGGVSSYPHYHHGDQ; encoded by the coding sequence atgggggaggaggccggcggctacGGTTTTGACttcgggggagggggcggcggctatGGAGGGTACGACGGGAGGGTCACGGAGTGGGAGACGGGCCTGCCGGGGTGCGACGAGCTGACCCCGCTCTCGCAGCCGCTGGTGCCGCCGGGGCTCGCCGCGGCGTTCCGCATCCCGCCGGAGCCGGGGCGGACTCTTCTCGACGTGCACCGCGCGTCCTCCGCCACCGTGTCCCGCCTCCGCTCCACCTCCTCGTCCCCCTCCTCCGGCAACGGCCACGCCGGCACCCACGCCAACGGCGGCTCCTTCCCCTCCTTCCccggcaagggggcggcggcggggGACGACAGCGGCAACCGGGACAGCAACTCTGCCGAGTCGGCCGGGGAGAAGGCGGCGGCGACGAAGCGGGCGCGGCTGGTGTGGACGCCGCAGCTGCACAAGCGGTTCGTGGAGGTGGTGGCGCACCTGGGGATCAAGAGCGCGGTGCCCAAGACCATCATGCAGCTGATGAACGTGGAAGGCCTCACCCGCGAGAACGTCGCCAGCCACCTCCAGAAGTACCGCCTCTACGTCAAGCGGATGCAGGGCCTCTCCAACGAGGGGCCTTCCGCCTCCGACCACATCTTCGCCTCCACGCCCGTGCCGCCCAGCCTGCGCGAGCCCCAGGTGCCGcacgccgccgccatggcccccGCCATGTACCACCACCACCCGGCCCCCATGGGCGGCGTCGCCGCCGGCCACGGCGGGTACTACCAGCAGCAGCACAGCGGCCACGCCGTCTACAACGGGTACggcggccacggccacggcggcgGCGTCTCCTCCTACCCGCACTACCACCACGGCGACCAGTAA